One Keratinibaculum paraultunense genomic window carries:
- a CDS encoding replication-associated recombination protein A yields MDLFTLNMENQLKKNAPLADRMRPSTIEEFVGQKHILGEGKFLDRAIKADRITSMIFYGPPGTGKTTLAMIIANSTNMKFEKLSAVTSGVKDIREVIHRAEEGLKLYNKRTILFIDEIHRFNKAQQDALLPFVERGIIILIGATTENPYFEVNKALLSRMMVIPLKPLGKKDIYDIILNALKDEDRGLGKYKVNISDEAIDYLITISDGDGRIALNSLEIAVLSTPRDNEGIINIDLDTIKECILVKSAKYDKSGDEHYDTISAFIKSMRGSDPDATLYWLAKMINAGEDPKFIARRIIICASEDVGNADPQALMVAVAAFNAVDVIGMPEGRIVLAQAAVYVACAPKSNASYMGINKALEDIRNKPIGKVPGHLKDASYKGAASFGHGKGYKYPHDYKNAYVKQQYLPDEYLDAKYYCPTNNGYEKIIKERLSKLFDKED; encoded by the coding sequence GTGGATTTATTTACTTTAAATATGGAAAATCAATTAAAGAAAAATGCTCCTTTGGCTGATAGGATGAGACCAAGTACTATAGAGGAGTTTGTTGGGCAAAAACATATATTGGGAGAAGGGAAATTTTTAGATAGAGCTATAAAAGCAGATAGGATAACATCTATGATATTTTATGGACCACCAGGTACTGGAAAGACCACATTAGCCATGATTATAGCTAATTCGACTAATATGAAATTTGAAAAATTATCTGCAGTTACATCAGGGGTAAAAGATATTAGAGAAGTAATCCATAGAGCTGAGGAAGGATTAAAACTTTATAACAAGAGAACAATTTTATTTATTGATGAAATTCATAGATTTAATAAAGCACAACAGGATGCTTTACTTCCTTTTGTTGAAAGAGGAATAATTATTTTAATTGGTGCAACTACTGAAAATCCTTATTTTGAAGTAAACAAAGCTCTTCTTTCAAGGATGATGGTTATTCCATTAAAACCTTTAGGGAAAAAAGATATTTATGATATAATATTAAATGCCTTAAAGGATGAGGATAGAGGATTAGGCAAATATAAAGTGAATATTAGTGATGAAGCTATTGATTATCTAATAACCATATCTGATGGGGATGGAAGAATCGCGTTAAATTCTCTGGAAATAGCTGTTCTTTCTACTCCAAGAGATAATGAAGGAATAATAAATATTGATTTGGATACTATAAAAGAATGTATATTGGTTAAATCAGCTAAATATGATAAAAGTGGCGATGAACATTATGATACTATTTCTGCATTTATAAAAAGTATGAGAGGATCAGATCCTGATGCTACATTGTATTGGCTTGCTAAGATGATAAATGCTGGAGAAGATCCTAAATTTATAGCAAGAAGAATAATAATATGTGCTTCTGAAGATGTAGGCAATGCAGATCCTCAAGCTTTAATGGTTGCGGTAGCTGCCTTCAATGCAGTAGATGTAATTGGAATGCCTGAAGGTAGGATTGTACTAGCTCAAGCAGCAGTCTACGTAGCTTGTGCACCAAAGAGTAATGCTTCTTACATGGGCATTAATAAGGCATTGGAGGATATAAGGAACAAACCTATTGGAAAAGTACCGGGACATTTAAAAGATGCTTCTTATAAAGGGGCAGCTAGTTTCGGTCATGGTAAGGGATATAAATATCCCCATGATTATAAAAATGCTTATGTAAAACAGCAGTATTTGCCTGATGAATATTTAGATGCTAAATATTATTGCCCAACCAATAATGGTTATGAAAAAATAATAAAAGAGCGTTTATCTAAATTATTTGACAAAGAAGATTAA
- the asnS gene encoding asparagine--tRNA ligase: protein MRLDIKEIFENPEKFLNKEVEIEGWIRTSRSSKKIGFIEINDGTFFTNLQIVFDEKLENFKEIEKLPISSAIAVKGVLVETPKAKQPFEIHAKDIKVEGYSHNDYPLQKKRHSFEYLRTIAHLRPRSNTFNAVFRVRSLAAHAIHKFFQDRDFVYVHTPIITGSDAEGAGEMFCVTDLDLANVPLNEKGEVDFTKDFFGKETNLTVSGQLEAEAFALAFKKVYTFGPTFRAENSNTPRHAAEFWMVEPEIAFADLNDNMKLAEDMMKYIIQYVMDNAKEEMKFFNSFIDKGLVDRLDNIVNSEFGHITYTDAIKILEDSKEDFQYPVKWGIDLQTEHERYISEKIFKGPVFVTDYPKDIKAFYMRLNDDEKTVAAMDLLVPGVGEIIGGSQREERLDVLERRIEEMGMDKKDYWWYLELRKYGGTKHAGFGLGFERAIMYLTGMKNIRDVIPFPRTVKSAEF, encoded by the coding sequence ATGAGATTAGATATTAAAGAGATATTTGAAAATCCAGAAAAATTTCTGAACAAGGAAGTAGAAATAGAAGGTTGGATAAGAACATCTAGATCATCAAAAAAAATTGGTTTTATAGAAATAAATGATGGAACCTTTTTTACAAATTTACAGATAGTGTTTGATGAAAAATTAGAGAATTTTAAGGAAATAGAAAAACTACCTATAAGTAGTGCTATAGCTGTTAAGGGTGTATTAGTAGAAACTCCGAAAGCAAAACAACCATTTGAAATCCATGCAAAGGATATAAAAGTGGAAGGATATTCTCACAATGATTATCCTTTACAGAAAAAAAGGCATTCCTTTGAGTATTTAAGAACTATTGCTCATCTTAGACCCAGGAGCAATACCTTTAATGCTGTATTTAGAGTAAGGTCTTTAGCAGCTCATGCTATCCATAAATTCTTTCAAGATAGAGATTTTGTATATGTTCATACTCCAATAATAACAGGTAGTGATGCAGAAGGTGCTGGAGAAATGTTCTGTGTAACTGATTTAGATTTAGCAAATGTTCCATTAAATGAGAAAGGGGAAGTTGATTTTACTAAGGATTTTTTTGGGAAAGAAACTAACTTAACAGTAAGTGGTCAATTAGAGGCAGAAGCTTTTGCTTTGGCTTTTAAAAAGGTATATACTTTTGGACCTACTTTTAGAGCAGAAAATTCTAATACGCCAAGACATGCAGCAGAGTTTTGGATGGTAGAGCCGGAGATTGCTTTTGCTGACTTAAATGATAATATGAAATTGGCAGAAGATATGATGAAATATATTATTCAATATGTGATGGATAATGCTAAAGAAGAGATGAAATTTTTTAATTCCTTCATAGATAAAGGATTAGTTGATAGATTAGATAACATAGTAAATTCTGAATTTGGACATATTACTTATACAGATGCTATAAAGATATTAGAAGACTCTAAAGAAGATTTTCAATATCCAGTAAAGTGGGGAATAGATCTTCAAACGGAGCATGAAAGATATATTTCAGAAAAAATATTTAAAGGGCCAGTATTTGTTACTGATTATCCAAAGGATATAAAAGCATTTTATATGAGATTAAATGATGATGAAAAAACTGTAGCTGCTATGGATTTACTGGTACCAGGAGTAGGGGAAATAATAGGTGGTAGTCAAAGGGAAGAAAGATTAGATGTATTAGAGAGAAGAATAGAGGAAATGGGAATGGATAAGAAAGACTACTGGTGGTATTTAGAGCTTAGAAAATATGGAGGAACTAAGCATGCAGGTTTTGGTTTAGGATTTGAAAGAGCAATTATGTATTTGACAGGAATGAAAAACATAAGAGATGTTATACCATTTCCAAGAACAGTTAAATCAGCTGAATTTTAA
- a CDS encoding DegV family protein, which yields MSKIKIITDSTSYITREYAEKNDVSIIPLSYTLDGITEKEGFPGEFDEFFNRLSSTESFPTTSQPSTGDILSEFEKAFSEGYDEIIAIFISSKLSGTYSNALLAKNMLEDKKIAIVDSTQTASNLRFLVEDAVKMVKEGRNSQYIVSYIENKKNNMYVYFTVDTLEYLRRGGRLSKFQSTVGSALDIKPIIELKDGELKLLENTRRKARAINKIINKIPEDVNAISVCHVLCEEEAFKLKSQIESIHPNVKITIDVIGPVIGCHLGIGGIGVCFY from the coding sequence ATGAGTAAAATAAAAATTATAACTGATAGTACCAGTTATATAACAAGAGAGTATGCAGAAAAGAATGATGTATCCATTATTCCATTAAGTTATACTCTCGATGGTATAACAGAAAAGGAGGGATTTCCAGGAGAATTTGATGAATTTTTTAATAGGTTAAGTAGTACTGAATCATTTCCTACTACTTCACAACCTTCTACAGGGGATATTCTAAGTGAATTTGAAAAAGCTTTTTCTGAAGGTTATGATGAAATAATAGCCATTTTTATATCTTCTAAATTAAGCGGAACTTATAGTAACGCTCTGCTAGCTAAGAATATGTTGGAGGATAAAAAAATTGCTATTGTGGATTCAACTCAAACAGCTTCAAATTTACGATTTTTAGTAGAAGATGCAGTGAAAATGGTAAAAGAAGGAAGGAATAGTCAATATATTGTGTCTTATATCGAAAACAAAAAGAACAATATGTATGTATATTTTACTGTGGATACATTAGAGTATCTAAGGAGAGGTGGCAGACTTAGTAAGTTTCAGTCAACAGTTGGTTCTGCTTTAGATATAAAACCAATTATAGAACTAAAAGATGGGGAACTTAAATTATTAGAAAATACCCGTAGGAAGGCTAGAGCTATTAATAAGATTATCAATAAAATTCCCGAAGATGTTAATGCTATAAGTGTATGTCATGTATTATGCGAAGAAGAAGCTTTTAAGTTAAAATCTCAAATTGAAAGTATTCATCCTAATGTTAAAATCACAATTGATGTAATAGGACCAGTTATTGGCTGCCATTTGGGGATTGGTGGAATAGGAGTATGTTTTTATTAA
- a CDS encoding RrF2 family transcriptional regulator, protein MKLSTRGRYGLKAMYQLALHYGEGPIPLKSIADAQNLSENYLEQLFSSLRKEGLLNSVRGAQGGYLLARPPSDITVGSILRTLEGDLAPADCVIDDEYDCENEEHCVTKLVWIKIRDSINEVVDSITLQDMLDEYKKMKKD, encoded by the coding sequence ATGAAGCTGTCAACGAGGGGAAGATATGGGCTAAAAGCCATGTATCAACTTGCCCTTCATTATGGAGAAGGTCCCATACCATTAAAAAGTATTGCAGATGCTCAGAATTTGTCAGAAAATTATTTGGAACAACTGTTTTCTAGTTTGAGAAAAGAAGGTCTTTTAAATAGTGTAAGAGGAGCTCAAGGTGGATATTTGTTAGCTAGACCACCTAGTGATATTACAGTAGGAAGCATTTTAAGAACTTTAGAAGGAGATCTTGCTCCAGCTGATTGTGTAATAGATGATGAATATGATTGTGAAAATGAAGAACATTGTGTTACTAAATTAGTATGGATAAAAATTAGAGATAGTATAAATGAAGTTGTAGATTCTATTACATTGCAGGATATGTTAGATGAATATAAAAAAATGAAAAAAGATTAA
- the nifS gene encoding cysteine desulfurase NifS, with the protein MDKLIYMDNAATTPVKKEVLDAMLPYFSEKYGNPSSIYSLGNQSKVAVEEARDKVAKAIGAKPNEIFFTAGGSEADNWAIKGVAYANRKKGNHIITSKVEHHGVLNTCEYLKKQGFKVTYLDVDEYGIIDLEQLKKSITEKTILISIMYANNEIGTIQPIKEIGEIAKEKGIYFHTDAVQAVGHLIIDVDELNIDMLSMAAHKFYGPKGIGALYIRQGVKIDPLISGGGQERNRRAGTENVPGIVGMGKAIELAYRDIDEKNEKLISLRERLIKGIFDNIDHVRLNGHPTKRLPGNVNISFEFIEGESLLLSLDMEGIAASSGSACTSGTLDPSHVLLAIGLPHEIAHGSLRLSLGEFNTEEEVDYVVEKLVDIVARLRAMSPLYEEFKEEK; encoded by the coding sequence ATGGATAAGCTTATATATATGGATAATGCAGCTACGACTCCAGTAAAAAAAGAGGTGTTGGATGCTATGTTGCCTTATTTTAGTGAGAAATATGGTAACCCTTCTAGTATATATTCTCTTGGGAATCAGTCTAAAGTTGCAGTGGAAGAGGCTAGGGATAAAGTAGCTAAAGCTATAGGAGCTAAACCTAATGAGATATTTTTTACTGCGGGAGGCTCAGAAGCTGATAACTGGGCTATTAAAGGAGTAGCTTATGCTAATAGAAAAAAGGGAAATCATATAATTACTTCTAAGGTTGAGCATCATGGTGTGCTTAACACTTGTGAGTACTTGAAAAAGCAGGGTTTTAAAGTAACTTATTTGGATGTAGACGAATACGGAATTATAGATTTGGAACAATTGAAGAAATCTATAACAGAAAAAACCATACTTATATCGATTATGTATGCTAATAATGAAATTGGAACTATTCAACCTATTAAAGAAATAGGGGAAATAGCTAAAGAAAAAGGAATATATTTTCACACTGATGCTGTTCAAGCTGTAGGACATTTAATAATAGATGTGGATGAATTAAATATAGATATGCTATCTATGGCAGCTCATAAATTTTATGGTCCAAAGGGAATAGGAGCACTTTATATTAGACAAGGTGTGAAAATTGATCCTCTTATTTCTGGTGGGGGGCAAGAAAGAAATCGTAGGGCAGGTACAGAGAATGTTCCAGGAATTGTAGGTATGGGGAAAGCTATAGAATTGGCATATAGAGATATAGATGAAAAAAATGAAAAATTAATTTCTTTAAGAGAAAGATTGATAAAAGGAATATTTGATAATATAGATCATGTTAGACTTAATGGTCATCCAACAAAAAGGCTACCAGGTAATGTTAATATATCTTTTGAATTTATAGAAGGAGAATCTTTATTACTTAGTTTAGACATGGAAGGTATTGCAGCTTCTAGTGGTTCAGCATGTACGTCAGGGACATTGGATCCTTCTCATGTGTTATTAGCTATAGGCTTACCTCATGAGATAGCCCATGGCTCTTTAAGACTTTCATTAGGAGAGTTTAATACAGAAGAAGAAGTAGACTATGTGGTAGAAAAATTAGTAGATATAGTTGCAAGATTAAGAGCCATGTCACCACTATATGAAGAGTTTAAGGAGGAGAAGTAA
- the leuS gene encoding leucine--tRNA ligase, translated as MKEYRPSEIEKKWQNIWEEKKVFETSEDMEKPKFYALVEFPYPSGQGLHVGHARPYTALDIVSRKRRFQGYNVLFPMGWDAFGLPTENFAIKHKIHPREVTKKNVAMFKRQLKSIGFSFDWSREINTTDPNYYKWTQWIFIKMFEKGLAYKREMPINWCPSCKIGLANEEVVGGCCERCGEEVVRKTKNQWMLKITEYADRLIDDLENVDYLESIKNQQINWIGRSEGMEVSFKISGKDDVLKVFTTRPDTLYGATYMVIAPEHPLIKKYAEEIKNIDEIKEYQEYASKKSDFERTELIKEKTGVEIKGLKAINPVNQKEIPIWVSDYVLMSYGTGAIMAVPAHDNRDWEFAKKFNLPIVEVVKGGNVDKEAYTDTESGTLINSELINGLEVKEAIEKISNWLEAKGLGVRKTNYKLRDWIFSRQRYWGEPIPLVHCDECGWVPVPEEELPVLLPEVENYEPTDTGESPLANITDWVETTCPKCGRKARRETDTMPQWAGSSWYYLRYTDPHNDRELASKEKLDYWLPVDWYNGGMEHTTLHLLYSRFWHKFLYDIGIVSCKEPYKKRTAHGMILGENNEKMSKSRGNVVNPDDIVNEYGADTLRTYEMFIGDFEKSVPWSENGVKGCRRFLERVWRLQDMVVDGDEYSDELETSIHKTIKKVSEDYESLKFNTAIAALMTLLNEFNDIGQITKEDLRIFLILLNPVAPHITEELWEIVNLGGMLHEQTWPEYDEDKIQEEVIELPVQVNGKVRGKIIVNIDDPQEVVREKAMKNESIMRHIEGKDIIKEIFVAGKIYNIVVK; from the coding sequence ATGAAGGAATATAGACCGAGTGAAATTGAAAAAAAATGGCAAAATATTTGGGAAGAGAAAAAAGTATTTGAAACTAGTGAAGATATGGAGAAACCTAAATTTTATGCTTTAGTTGAATTTCCATATCCTTCAGGGCAAGGATTGCATGTTGGTCATGCAAGACCTTATACTGCATTAGATATTGTATCAAGAAAAAGAAGATTTCAAGGGTATAATGTATTGTTTCCAATGGGTTGGGATGCCTTTGGGTTGCCTACTGAAAACTTTGCTATTAAACATAAAATACATCCAAGAGAAGTTACAAAAAAAAATGTGGCAATGTTTAAACGACAATTAAAATCAATAGGATTTTCCTTTGATTGGTCTAGAGAAATAAATACTACTGATCCTAACTATTATAAGTGGACTCAATGGATTTTTATTAAGATGTTTGAAAAAGGATTGGCTTATAAACGTGAGATGCCTATTAATTGGTGTCCTTCCTGTAAAATAGGTTTAGCTAATGAAGAGGTAGTAGGGGGATGCTGTGAAAGATGTGGTGAAGAGGTAGTAAGAAAGACTAAAAATCAGTGGATGTTAAAGATTACTGAGTATGCAGATAGACTTATTGATGATCTTGAAAATGTAGATTATTTAGAAAGTATTAAAAACCAACAAATTAATTGGATAGGACGTTCAGAAGGTATGGAAGTGAGTTTTAAAATATCTGGAAAAGACGATGTTTTAAAAGTTTTTACTACTAGACCTGATACTCTTTATGGTGCTACTTATATGGTAATTGCACCAGAACATCCATTAATTAAAAAATATGCGGAAGAAATAAAAAATATAGATGAAATAAAAGAATATCAAGAATATGCAAGTAAAAAATCTGATTTTGAAAGGACAGAACTTATAAAAGAAAAAACAGGAGTGGAAATAAAAGGGCTCAAAGCTATAAATCCAGTAAATCAAAAAGAAATACCTATATGGGTATCTGATTATGTACTTATGAGCTATGGAACTGGTGCTATTATGGCAGTACCTGCTCATGATAATAGAGATTGGGAATTTGCAAAGAAATTTAATCTTCCTATAGTAGAAGTGGTAAAAGGAGGGAATGTTGATAAAGAAGCTTATACTGACACAGAATCGGGAACTTTAATAAATTCAGAACTCATCAATGGTTTGGAAGTAAAAGAAGCAATAGAGAAGATAAGCAATTGGTTAGAAGCAAAAGGTCTTGGGGTAAGAAAGACCAATTATAAGTTAAGAGATTGGATATTTTCCCGTCAAAGATATTGGGGAGAACCTATACCTCTTGTTCATTGCGATGAATGTGGTTGGGTACCTGTGCCAGAAGAAGAATTACCTGTACTATTACCAGAAGTTGAAAATTATGAGCCAACGGATACAGGAGAATCACCATTGGCTAATATCACTGATTGGGTTGAAACTACTTGCCCTAAATGTGGTAGAAAGGCTAGGCGAGAAACAGATACTATGCCACAATGGGCTGGATCTTCTTGGTATTATTTAAGGTATACAGATCCCCACAACGATAGAGAACTTGCAAGTAAAGAAAAATTAGATTATTGGTTACCTGTAGACTGGTATAATGGCGGTATGGAACATACCACTTTACATTTATTGTATTCAAGATTTTGGCATAAGTTCTTATATGATATAGGAATAGTGTCTTGTAAGGAACCTTATAAGAAAAGAACAGCCCATGGCATGATACTTGGGGAAAATAATGAAAAGATGTCAAAATCCAGAGGTAATGTGGTAAATCCTGATGATATTGTAAATGAATATGGTGCCGATACTTTAAGAACTTATGAGATGTTCATTGGAGATTTTGAAAAGAGTGTACCTTGGTCTGAGAATGGAGTAAAAGGATGTAGAAGATTTTTAGAAAGAGTATGGAGATTACAGGATATGGTAGTGGATGGAGATGAATATTCTGATGAGCTAGAAACTAGTATCCATAAGACTATTAAAAAAGTATCTGAAGACTATGAAAGCTTAAAATTTAATACTGCCATAGCTGCTTTAATGACTTTACTAAATGAGTTTAATGATATTGGTCAAATAACTAAGGAAGATTTAAGAATCTTCTTGATATTATTAAATCCAGTAGCACCCCATATTACTGAAGAACTTTGGGAGATTGTAAATTTAGGAGGAATGCTACATGAACAGACTTGGCCTGAATATGATGAAGATAAAATCCAAGAGGAAGTAATAGAATTACCAGTTCAAGTTAATGGAAAGGTTAGAGGTAAAATAATAGTAAATATTGATGACCCTCAAGAAGTTGTTAGGGAGAAAGCTATGAAAAATGAAAGTATAATGAGGCATATAGAAGGCAAAGATATAATAAAGGAAATATTCGTGGCTGGAAAAATATATAATATAGTTGTAAAATAA
- a CDS encoding L-threonine 3-dehydrogenase: MRKILVTGALGQIGSELTMLLREIYGNDNVIASSRRKKEGHEELMESGVFEVLDITDGKKLAEVVKKHKVNTIINLAAILSAVGEQNPQQAWNININGLYNVLEVAREENCSVFTPSSIAVFGPTTPKDNTPQDTIQRPTTMYGVTKVAGELLCDYYYLKYGVDTRGVRFPGLISYKTLPGGGTTDYAVHIYYEALKNKKYTSFIAEGTKMDMMYMPDALNAVVQLLEANPDKLVHRNAFNITAMSFAPEDIAASIKKRIPEFEIDYDVDPVRQAIADSWPNSLDDSAAREEWGWDPKYDLDAMTEDMLEKLKVKLGL, encoded by the coding sequence ATGAGAAAGATTTTAGTTACTGGTGCTTTAGGACAAATAGGTTCTGAACTAACTATGCTTCTTAGAGAGATATACGGAAATGATAATGTGATAGCTAGTAGTAGAAGAAAAAAAGAAGGTCATGAAGAGCTAATGGAATCTGGAGTTTTTGAGGTATTAGATATTACTGATGGAAAGAAATTAGCTGAAGTGGTAAAAAAACATAAGGTAAATACTATAATAAATCTTGCAGCTATATTATCTGCAGTTGGTGAACAAAATCCTCAACAAGCTTGGAATATCAATATAAATGGACTATATAATGTATTGGAAGTAGCAAGGGAAGAAAATTGTTCAGTATTTACTCCTAGTTCTATAGCAGTTTTTGGACCAACTACTCCTAAAGATAATACACCACAAGATACTATACAAAGACCAACTACTATGTATGGAGTAACTAAGGTAGCAGGAGAATTACTATGTGATTATTATTATCTTAAGTATGGGGTAGATACTAGGGGCGTACGTTTCCCAGGACTTATATCCTATAAAACTTTGCCTGGTGGTGGAACTACTGATTATGCAGTACATATCTACTATGAGGCATTGAAAAACAAAAAATATACTAGTTTTATAGCTGAAGGAACAAAAATGGATATGATGTATATGCCTGATGCTTTAAATGCTGTAGTTCAATTATTAGAAGCAAATCCTGATAAATTAGTTCATAGGAATGCTTTCAATATAACTGCAATGAGTTTTGCTCCTGAAGATATTGCAGCATCTATTAAAAAAAGGATACCTGAATTTGAAATAGATTATGATGTAGACCCAGTAAGACAAGCAATAGCTGATTCCTGGCCAAATTCTTTAGATGATTCTGCAGCTAGAGAAGAATGGGGTTGGGATCCAAAATATGATTTGGATGCTATGACAGAAGATATGTTAGAAAAACTTAAAGTAAAATTAGGACTTTAG
- the pgeF gene encoding peptidoglycan editing factor PgeF has translation MEIIERIEDGLTFFQMELFYNRNVSHLFTSRLGWENNKVEKLLKLFNVPEENIIGLTQVHGTNILVVDEDIKNNEKTANIKADGMITNVPNIVLITYHADCVPIYFYDYNKKVIGLAHGGWKGTYGNISGKMLDLMIDRYNSNIDNVLVGIGPSIGPCCYEVGKDLAFQFMNKYNKFDNIIEKRHNKLYLDLWKVNYLQIRDKGVRKENIAVTKACTSCHNDKFYSYRKEKGTKNRMIAAIKINS, from the coding sequence GTGGAAATTATTGAGCGAATTGAGGATGGCCTTACATTTTTTCAAATGGAGCTGTTCTACAATAGAAATGTTAGTCATTTATTTACTTCTAGATTAGGGTGGGAAAATAATAAAGTTGAAAAATTATTAAAACTGTTTAATGTGCCAGAAGAAAATATAATTGGATTAACTCAGGTCCACGGTACTAATATATTAGTAGTAGATGAGGATATAAAAAATAATGAAAAAACTGCTAATATAAAAGCAGATGGAATGATAACTAATGTACCTAATATAGTACTTATTACTTATCATGCAGACTGTGTTCCCATATATTTTTATGATTATAATAAAAAAGTGATAGGATTAGCTCATGGTGGCTGGAAAGGAACATATGGAAATATTAGTGGAAAAATGCTTGATTTGATGATTGATAGATATAATTCTAATATAGATAATGTATTGGTGGGTATAGGACCTTCTATAGGACCATGTTGCTATGAAGTTGGAAAGGATTTAGCTTTTCAGTTTATGAATAAGTATAATAAATTTGATAACATCATTGAAAAAAGGCATAATAAATTATATTTAGATTTATGGAAGGTAAACTATCTTCAAATTAGGGACAAAGGTGTAAGAAAAGAAAATATAGCTGTGACTAAAGCATGTACTTCTTGTCATAATGATAAATTTTATTCTTATAGAAAAGAGAAAGGTACTAAGAATAGAATGATTGCGGCTATTAAAATTAATTCTTAA
- a CDS encoding sigma-54 interaction domain-containing protein, with the protein MGKVDLNKIILQNILNHVDIGIHVIDENRKTILYNEAMSKLEGLDIKQVMNKDLLQVFPSLNEDSSTLIKVLNTGESILDETQSYLNYEGKKITTINSTIPLLWKGEILGALEISKDITYLEKLSNYLIELQQELKENNYDNKENKKGKKKKKKYTFKDIIGKDEQMLKAIKIAKKARNSPSSVLLYGETGTGKELFAQSIHYGGIRRNRPFIAQNCAAIPEALLEGILFGTEKGGFTGAIEREGIFEQADGGTLLLDEINSMSLGLQAKLLRVLQEEYIRRIGGVKDIPIDVKIIATTNEDPLESVKKGTLRRDLYYRLNVVYIKIPPLRERQEDIPILCDYFIRKYNPILNKNIIGIEDEVLEYFFKYSWPGNVRELENAIEGAMNYVDYNGTLLKKEHFVTCPNVFDSNRIYVQTTDFNIEQSLPEYLDNIEKDVISNALEKNDYNISQTAKQLGIKRQALQYKMKKYSL; encoded by the coding sequence ATGGGAAAAGTTGATTTAAATAAAATCATATTGCAAAATATTTTGAATCATGTAGATATTGGAATTCATGTAATAGATGAAAACAGGAAAACCATATTATATAATGAGGCTATGTCAAAATTAGAAGGACTAGATATAAAACAGGTAATGAATAAAGATTTATTGCAGGTTTTCCCAAGTTTAAATGAAGATAGTTCCACTTTAATTAAGGTATTAAATACTGGAGAATCTATATTAGATGAAACTCAAAGTTATTTAAATTATGAAGGGAAAAAAATAACTACTATTAATTCTACAATACCATTATTATGGAAAGGCGAAATTTTAGGTGCTTTGGAAATATCAAAAGACATAACTTATTTGGAAAAGTTATCTAATTATTTAATAGAGTTACAGCAAGAGTTGAAAGAAAATAATTATGACAATAAAGAAAATAAAAAAGGCAAAAAAAAGAAAAAGAAATATACTTTTAAAGATATAATTGGTAAAGATGAACAGATGCTTAAAGCCATAAAAATAGCTAAAAAAGCCAGAAATTCTCCTTCTTCTGTGTTACTATATGGAGAAACGGGAACTGGAAAAGAGTTATTTGCTCAAAGTATTCATTATGGAGGAATTAGAAGAAATAGACCTTTTATAGCTCAAAATTGTGCTGCTATACCAGAAGCATTATTAGAAGGAATATTGTTTGGAACTGAAAAAGGTGGCTTTACTGGAGCAATTGAAAGGGAAGGTATATTTGAACAAGCGGATGGAGGTACTTTGCTTTTGGATGAAATAAATTCCATGTCTCTTGGTTTACAGGCTAAATTGTTACGAGTTCTTCAAGAAGAATATATACGTAGAATAGGAGGAGTTAAAGATATTCCAATTGATGTTAAGATAATTGCAACTACTAATGAGGATCCTTTGGAAAGTGTTAAAAAAGGTACTTTAAGAAGGGATTTATATTATAGATTAAATGTAGTCTATATAAAAATTCCTCCTTTAAGAGAAAGACAAGAAGATATTCCTATATTGTGTGATTATTTTATAAGAAAGTATAATCCTATATTAAATAAAAATATAATTGGAATTGAAGATGAGGTACTGGAATATTTTTTTAAATATTCTTGGCCTGGCAATGTTAGAGAGTTAGAAAATGCCATAGAGGGAGCAATGAATTATGTAGATTATAATGGTACATTATTAAAAAAAGAACATTTTGTAACATGCCCCAATGTATTTGATTCTAATAGGATATATGTCCAAACTACTGATTTTAATATTGAACAATCTTTACCAGAGTATTTGGATAATATAGAAAAAGATGTTATATCTAATGCTCTAGAGAAAAATGACTATAATATTTCTCAAACAGCAAAACAGTTAGGAATAAAAAGACAAGCATTACAATATAAGATGAAAAAGTATTCCCTATAA